The Alkalihalobacillus sp. LMS6 genomic interval GACCACCTAATGTTCGCTTTCTATTATAAACACGTTGCTTCCATCTGCCAATAGGTTGACAGAAAGTTCTTTCGCTCACGATTCATAATCCTCTTCTTCAACGTGAACATTTCCTTCGCCAAATAATCGTTTTAACAGCTGAAGCGTCCGCTTGCTTGGCTCAACAGCATACTTATCAGGCAGTTTAATTTTTGATTGATTTTTTTTTCGATAAAGGGTAACGGATGTCGCCCCCCGATCTCGACTCAATATATATTTTAGATCACTTAATTTTGTCGGAGTGTCTTGCTCAACCTCAATATGAATCGACAGACCCTTTTTTCTTTCTGAAGTTGGGAGCTGGTTTATATCTTTTGCTTGTTGAACAATAAATTGTTTTTTTCCTTCACGCTCTTCCACAACACCGTTTAACAGCACAAGACTTCCTTCCGTTATCACTTGCTCTACATCATGCCATACAGTAGGAAATACGACACAATCGCATTCCTCTGTCTCGTCACTTCCTACAAAAAAAGCCATTGCTTTTCCTTTTTTTGTTGTAATTTTCTTCACAGATTTAACTAGAACAGCGATCAGAATTTCTTTTCTTGACGGCGTCGCGTGAAGCAACGTTGTCCGTTGACTTTCATTTAACCGTTCTTTCACATTTTCAATCGGATGACCTGAAAAATAAAAGCCTAACACTTCTCTTTCCCAACTTAATTCTTCCATCTTCGTAGACGGTTCGATTTCAATGTAAGATGGTGTGACAGGGTTAATCGTAAACAGCCCACCTGCTGATTGCTTAAAATCTTCAATTTGTTTTGCAAAGGCAATCGCTTTATCAACATTTGCAAGAAGAACAGCTCTTGAGATTCCGAATAAATCACATGCCCCTGATTTAACAAGCGCCGTCAAAATTTGTTGGTTAACAGCTGGTGAATACACATTTGCGACAAACGCAAAAAAGTCTGCAAACGACTCATTACTTCCTTCTTTTATCTTCTCAACAACGCGTCGCGTCACCATGGAAATCGGTAAGAGTCCGAAACGAATCCCTTGATCCTCGACTGTGAAAAGCACATCGCTTTTCGTAACAGAAGGTGGGAGAACGTCAACACCTGCTTTTCTAGCTTCGTAAATATAGTTATATAATTTTTGATGGTCCTGCCAGTTTGCTGAACAAAGCGCCGCAAAAAAAGCCTTTTGATAGTGAACACGCAAATAAGACAGCCAATAACTAATCATACTGTAAGCCGTCGCATGGGACTTCGGAAACCCATAATTAGCGAACTTTTCAATGAGAGAAAAGAGATTCTCTGCCTCTTCTTTTGTGTACCCTCGCTCAATAGATCGTTCAACAAAAGCGTCTTTATTCATGAGTTCACGTTGTTTTTTACTAATTGCTCGACGAAACACGTCTGCTTCAGCAAGGCTATACCCTGCACTAATTTGAATCAACTGAATGATTTGTTCTTGGTACACAATGACCCCAAACGTTGATTGCAGCACGCGGTTAATGGCTTCATGCTTAGAGAATTTCGTTTTGCGCTCGTGCTTTCGCTGAATATAGTCTGGAATAAATGCCATTGGGCCTGGTCGATAAAGAGAAGTTGTTGCCACAATATCGTTAAAGCTCGATGGTTTTAATTGCTTTAAAACACGCCTCATTCCGTCTGATTCAAGCTGAAAAATACCTGTTGAGTTTCCTTCTTGTAACAAGGCAAATGTCTTGTCATCATCAAATGGAATTGAGCGTAAGTCAATGTGTTGGCCAGTGGATTGCTTAATCATATGGAGCATTTGTTCGAGCAGCGTGAGATTTCGTAAACCGAGAAAGTCAAACTTCACATAACCTAGCGCATCAAGGCTCTCCATATCAGCTTGAGTAATGATTCGGTCATCACTTCCATATTGCAGCGCGACTTTTTCCTTTAACGGCCGATCGCTAATAATGACCCCTGCCGCGTGTGTAGATTCATGTCGAAGCATGCCCTCTAACTGTTTGGCATATAAAAGAAGCGTATGAAGATCTGTAGATTCAAAGTTTGCAAATACCCCTTTTGACTCCGCTTGTTCTAACGTCAAAGAGGCTTCCATTGCCTTGGCAACTCGATCAACAAAGCTACTATTTAACCCGAGTGCTTTTCCTGCATCACGGATCGACGCTCTTGCTGCGAACGTACCAAACGTTAACACTTGCGCCACACGATCTTCCCCAAATCGCTCTCTCACATACTGAATGACATCATCACGCCGATAATCAGGAAAATCAATGTCAATATCCGGAAGCGATAATCGCTCAGGATTTAAAAATCGTTCAAATAAAAGTCCATGTTTCAGTGGATCAACATCTGTAATAAAAAGCGAATATGCTACTAGCGAACTGGCAGAAGAACCCCTGCCAGGTCCGGTTAGTATAGCGGATTGATGTGCAAACTGCATAAAGTCTGCCACGATTAAAAAGTACGAGGAAAAGCCAAGCTCATTAATTACGTCTAGCTCTTTTTGTAAACGTTCAACCGCTTCTTCTGTTGGTTGATCATCATATCGACGAAGCATCCCTTGATACGCTTTTTTATACAACAGTTGATTAGCGTCCTCACGACTTAAACCGTCATAGGAAGGAATGATCGGTTCATGAAAAAGAGAAAACGCCTCAACACGTTCGGCAATTTGATCCGTTTCACGTAACATCGCTTTTGAAAACGACTCAGCTCGTTTGTCTAGTCGTAACAAATACCCGTCTTCTAACTCTTTTTCAATCACGACATGATCGACTGTTGTTCCTGTTCCAATCGCTCGTATTAAACGATACAAAGAAAAGTCTTCCTCCTCTTTGAATCGGACAGGAGGAGCAGCGACACATAAAAGATGATGGGCATCAGCAAACTCAACAAGCTGGTAATCTTGTACACCTCTTACCTCTAATCGCCCCTCACTATGGGACGTCAGCGCTAGCCACCGCTTATACCAATCTTTTGCTTGTATAAATGACTGCTCCGATAAAAAAATGATGCATTCGGTTGAATACAGTTGAAACTGCTCATAAGAAATGCCTTTATCTTTACTTAACCCTATCACTGAGCTGATTTCGATTAATTGCTGGTAGCCTTGTTCATTTTTAGCCAATAAACGAACCACGATCCGGACATCTTTTACAAGAACCGTGCACTCGATCCCGATTAAAGGCTTTAAACCAGCCGCTTCGCATTCCTTAATAAAAGGATAGACGCCGCTT includes:
- a CDS encoding DNA polymerase III subunit alpha, whose amino-acid sequence is MSTLLSNIYSEHSLLKSGLTIKAYVQQAKQLGYKNIALTDYHTLSGVYPFIKECEAAGLKPLIGIECTVLVKDVRIVVRLLAKNEQGYQQLIEISSVIGLSKDKGISYEQFQLYSTECIIFLSEQSFIQAKDWYKRWLALTSHSEGRLEVRGVQDYQLVEFADAHHLLCVAAPPVRFKEEEDFSLYRLIRAIGTGTTVDHVVIEKELEDGYLLRLDKRAESFSKAMLRETDQIAERVEAFSLFHEPIIPSYDGLSREDANQLLYKKAYQGMLRRYDDQPTEEAVERLQKELDVINELGFSSYFLIVADFMQFAHQSAILTGPGRGSSASSLVAYSLFITDVDPLKHGLLFERFLNPERLSLPDIDIDFPDYRRDDVIQYVRERFGEDRVAQVLTFGTFAARASIRDAGKALGLNSSFVDRVAKAMEASLTLEQAESKGVFANFESTDLHTLLLYAKQLEGMLRHESTHAAGVIISDRPLKEKVALQYGSDDRIITQADMESLDALGYVKFDFLGLRNLTLLEQMLHMIKQSTGQHIDLRSIPFDDDKTFALLQEGNSTGIFQLESDGMRRVLKQLKPSSFNDIVATTSLYRPGPMAFIPDYIQRKHERKTKFSKHEAINRVLQSTFGVIVYQEQIIQLIQISAGYSLAEADVFRRAISKKQRELMNKDAFVERSIERGYTKEEAENLFSLIEKFANYGFPKSHATAYSMISYWLSYLRVHYQKAFFAALCSANWQDHQKLYNYIYEARKAGVDVLPPSVTKSDVLFTVEDQGIRFGLLPISMVTRRVVEKIKEGSNESFADFFAFVANVYSPAVNQQILTALVKSGACDLFGISRAVLLANVDKAIAFAKQIEDFKQSAGGLFTINPVTPSYIEIEPSTKMEELSWEREVLGFYFSGHPIENVKERLNESQRTTLLHATPSRKEILIAVLVKSVKKITTKKGKAMAFFVGSDETEECDCVVFPTVWHDVEQVITEGSLVLLNGVVEEREGKKQFIVQQAKDINQLPTSERKKGLSIHIEVEQDTPTKLSDLKYILSRDRGATSVTLYRKKNQSKIKLPDKYAVEPSKRTLQLLKRLFGEGNVHVEEEDYES